A single genomic interval of Puntigrus tetrazona isolate hp1 unplaced genomic scaffold, ASM1883169v1 S000000837, whole genome shotgun sequence harbors:
- the nmrk2 gene encoding nicotinamide riboside kinase 2 isoform X1 codes for MKLIIGIGGVTNGGKTTLTGRLIKNLPNCCVVHQDDFFKPQDQIELGEDGFKQWDVIDALDMDAMVNTVKGWMENPVKFARSHGVPVSAAPDGSDPESEIHILIVEGFLLYNYKPLLDVYSKCYYVTIPYEECKRRRSTRTYTVPDPPGLFEGHVWPMYLKHRLEMENCGLDIQYLDGMRTKDELYNQVYEDVQNSLLNVL; via the exons ATGAAGCTTATAATCGGAATAGGAGG agtgaCCAATGGAGGCAAGACGACTCTGACGGGAAGACTCATAAAGAACTTACCAAACTGTTGTGTCGTACATCAAGACGACTTTTTCAAG CCCCAAGATCAAATAGAGCTCGGGGAGGACGGCTTTAAACAATGGGATG TGATCGACGCCTTGGACATGGACGCCATGGTGAACACGGTTAAGGGCTGGATGGAGAACCCGGTGAAGTTCGCTCGATCCCACGGCGTGCCCGTTTCAGCCGCACCTGACGGCTCGGACCCGGAGAGCGAGATCCACATCCTCATCGTAGAGGGGTTTCTTCTTTACAACTACAA GCCTTTGCTCGACGTCTACAGCAAGTGCTACTACGTCACCATTCCATACGAGGAGTGCAAACGGAGAAGAAG TACGAGAACGTACACCGTTCCCGACCCTCCCGGTCTGTTTGAAGGCCACGTTTGGCCCATGTACTTGAAGCACAGGCTGGAGATGGAGAACTGCGGCTTGGATATCC AATATCTGGATGGAATGAGGACAAAAGACGAGCTCTACAACCAGGTTTATGAAGACGTCCAGAACTCTCTGTTGAATGTGTTATAG
- the nmrk2 gene encoding nicotinamide riboside kinase 2 isoform X2 gives MDAMVNTVKGWMENPVKFARSHGVPVSAAPDGSDPESEIHILIVEGFLLYNYKPLLDVYSKCYYVTIPYEECKRRRSTRTYTVPDPPGLFEGHVWPMYLKHRLEMENCGLDIQYLDGMRTKDELYNQVYEDVQNSLLNVL, from the exons ATGGACGCCATGGTGAACACGGTTAAGGGCTGGATGGAGAACCCGGTGAAGTTCGCTCGATCCCACGGCGTGCCCGTTTCAGCCGCACCTGACGGCTCGGACCCGGAGAGCGAGATCCACATCCTCATCGTAGAGGGGTTTCTTCTTTACAACTACAA GCCTTTGCTCGACGTCTACAGCAAGTGCTACTACGTCACCATTCCATACGAGGAGTGCAAACGGAGAAGAAG TACGAGAACGTACACCGTTCCCGACCCTCCCGGTCTGTTTGAAGGCCACGTTTGGCCCATGTACTTGAAGCACAGGCTGGAGATGGAGAACTGCGGCTTGGATATCC AATATCTGGATGGAATGAGGACAAAAGACGAGCTCTACAACCAGGTTTATGAAGACGTCCAGAACTCTCTGTTGAATGTGTTATAG